The Xenopus tropicalis strain Nigerian chromosome 1, UCB_Xtro_10.0, whole genome shotgun sequence DNA segment GTTTGTTTTAAAAGCCAATCTGTGGCAGGCAAAGCTTTTTATCCACAGCAGCGAGGTGGTTAAATGTCATAGAGATTCTAGAACACATACTAAGCAAGCAAACACATTTTGATTGCAATTACTGGACACAGAATGATCAACATCAAATAGTGCAGCCCACTTTCCCCACTGCCAGGGGCACAATATACTTCAAAAAGAATTATGCTTCAGCACTCCAAAGTGGTAAAAACTAGTGTTTTATTTGGGATAAATAGGCAACATTTTTGGACACAATGAGGTTGCTGTGTATCTGACACCAGTTAAGCAGTGTTTTGGAAGCTATACATTGCTGTTCACATTGTATTTTTTACAGAAAGTGCCTTCATTGCCATCTTGTGGCTGCAAGGAGGAATATCCAGTAAACAAGGCCACTTGCTTCTCAAACCATAAATCAAGGATTTCTACATCTGAGCCAGGGCAGCAAGTTCATGTAGCAGATTTGTGCCTCCTGGATAGACAGTGACATGTTTCCATAGGCATCCAATAAAGAACAGTTCAAGCAGTAAATGCTGCCTACAATCAGCATTCTATTAGGCCTTTGTTCAGGGGAAAGATTGTCTTTTCCTCTCcagctttaaagggattctgtcatgggcaAACATGTTGAAACTCAGTTTACAAAAGAGCAAATAGATTTTTCtctatttaatgttgaaatgtaaCACAATGCTAGCCATTTTCATAACGTAAAGGCTCAAGCAGCTGCTTGATCTTGAATCTTGAATCTGATACAGACACAGATTGTGCGATATCAAATGAAAAGTGTCATGGCTGATGCACATGGAGGAGTGATAGGCAGTGGTGCACCTTTCAATGCTCCATGTGTGCCACTCAGGGAGTTCTTTTAATATCAGCTGTTGTAAGAGGCTGCTGCTGACCTTCACCCAGTGTGTTATGGCCCCAGTGGAAACTGCAAAACATTACTAGAACAGGTAAGTGGCCATTACAATGCAGGGGTACTGAAACcaacaaatacatattataaaTAGTGAGACCCAGTCAGAACTTTAGCCccagatacattatatacagtgaaaggcaATAATCCTGGACACCCCAGacagccatttaaaggaacagtaacaccaaaaaatgaaagagctttaaagtaataaaaatataatgccctgttgccctgcactggtaaaactggtgtgtttgctacagtaacactactataatttatataataagctgctgtgtagccacgggggcagccattcaagctggaaaaaaggagaaaaggcacaggttacatagcagataacagataagttctgtagaatacaatagtgttttatctgttatctgctatgtgcctgtgccttttctcctttgaatggctgcctccatggctacatagcagcttatttatataaattatagaagactttctgaagtaaacacacaacttttaccagtgcagggcagcagcacattatattttagttaaatttatacactttcattttttggtgttactgttcctttaacctttaaAAAAGCATGCTAAGAAATCTGAAAATGTTCCTGTATGCCACCTAGTGGTAGGTACAAGATCAGCACTCAGCAAGAGAAATAGAAACAGCCAGTTCAAACAGCATTGCCCTATACACCTGGAGATAACAGATTGAATAGCTGAGCTTGCATTGCGCCAGCTGTTTCTGGGATCATGCacaatgaacagtaacaccaaaaaatgaaaatgttttagtcAAGAAGGGTAATGTCCTACAAGGAgatgctactgcaggcaactgatacccccaaaaagcctttccaccggcaataatggAAATCACTGGCGATGGCCTACACATCTCTGATTTTCCAAGGTCGTGCAAACTTTCTTCCAGCAGGCAACTTCATACATCTTCAAAAAACAATCCCCCCAGCGATTCCccttattgctggtggaaaggcttttcagggagattaatgctaATGTcccacgaggagattagtcacccacgataaatcttcactactagGCTACTAATATCCCAGTGacactttaaaacattttcattttttgttgttactgatcctttaaaagGATGCTATTATGATTTTTAGGGTGGTTTTACATCATGTGCCTTGTgaaaatctgctgtgtagccatgggggcagccattccagctggacaaataggagaaaaggctcaggctTCATcgcagataagctctatagaaaaCAACTGAAATCTACAGAGCTTGTTTCCTGCTGTGtggcctgtgccttttttcaagTTAAACGGCTGCCCCCCCTAAGCTACacagtagcttttttttttatataaactatagtaaggcttctgaagaaaacacacagcTTTAATTAGTGCAGGACTATAGTATATATTACTTtgaaacaattgtattttttttagttaccaTTTCTTTAactagacataaaaaaaaaaaaattaccccaaTTTAGTCTGTGTAAAACAGTAATATGCATGTGAAACTGGGCTTAGCCTAAATGTCCTGCCAATTTTCAAAGTTTAAAGGACACAATCGTGCAAGTCATAGGGGGATGAACCTAGAGTAGCAATCCCCATTATACTGCTTCGTGGccccaaagcagatgcttatgatccaatttcagctgctgatacaCACATTGGTTCCATATGGCAGCCAAAATGGGGCTGACAGTCAATAGCAGCCCTTTATTAACTccaaggtaatttttttttttttttttaatgacatggACCCCCAAAACAACCACCATCTGAATGCAGCTCATAAGAACAAAAAGGTCAGGAATTATATTTTCTATGAATTTAATATATCTTACCACAGAGTCCCCAAGAACTCAGTGCATTTGCGAGTCTCTTTCCAATGGAAGTGTCACTACATATGCTCACTGCTTTGCTGCGCTAGGTTTAGGGGTCTCCAGAAAGGACCAATCCATTAAAAGATGACGTTACACCTGGCCAAGGAACTACTGCCACAAAGCAAATAACTCAGACAAGTTATTGGTTTCTAAAAAGCCTTGTATTGCCAATCTGAATCATGCACCAATTAAATGAGTTGTATATTTTGTATAGACTGGTTATTGCACTTTGGACCCAAACATTAGGTAATTGAGATTCCCAGAACATATTTTGCAAGTAGACAGAAAACAGGAGGTGTAAAACTGCCAAACATAAAGGCTTATATTGTGCTGTGGAAACTTATTGACACTGGATAAGTGGTGTAAAAACAGTGTAAGATAAATGGCAAATCTACAAAGCACCTCTACTCCATTTTCTTTGTTGACCTTTAAGGTTACATTGACTTACCACGTTAGTTTCTAGAGCTTACACTTacggggttttttttgcaccagtTTGACCATAGCAGGTAAAACTAGCAGCTCCTTTGAAATGTAAGCCAGCCAAGACTCTCTTTTCACTGCCTTTGCACAATCATAGTTTAGAAACATTTCTCTAACATTATGACATGCTCAAAAACAACTTTATACTTAATGGACCCTAAGCTGTATGGTGAAATGCAGGCAATAAACTAGATCAGTATCaacagattattaaaaaaaacctaacTGGAGTGGCATTATCCATTTCTTATAGTCCGTTCTACTGCTTTGAACATATCTGCAGAGTATTGTGGCAAGTACCTATACATGCCAGTTCTGCAAAAGGTGTATACATTTAAGTGCAGTCACCCTTAACTaccatttatttcatttaaagaTGAGAGCACTCCAAATGCAAGGTTTTTCTTCTTTATTATATTGTGGTTTTATAATAGGGTCACTGGTATAAAGCAAATTGTTTTAATAAGGGTGGGTCAGTGCACACAATGATTTGGAGATGGGGGTTgtcattaaaggataagtaaacctttactGTAAAATTGCTGAGTGCTATTCtaggcacttttgcaatttaattttttaaattccaagatattaacATATGTTTTTACTGTGGATGCAAGAAAAgttgaggtttctaatgttttttttctacccaACAAGAACAAATCAGCCTTTTATAACAACATTTATTCAAATTAATAGCACATatatcccttaatatcttggaattttaAAGGTTTAGCCAATTCTTTAAAGCAAGACTAACAGAAGGTCTCACTACAGCAAATTGCAATGTGGCATTACAAAAGGAGGAGCATAACTGGCAAGAGAAGAGCACAAGTGAAAATAATTATGAACTCAGActtacatttaaaagaaaaatatataaatgtcatCACATGTTAAGGCATCTGTAACATATGAAAACTTGCTAAGGTATTTGAAACATAACTTTATTATGATCTAAACGAAAAAGGTATGGGAATGACAGTAACAAGATTCACCACTGAATTTTGTGATGTGACTGTAGCAGTCTTAACTTAAGATTTGAAACTTGAGGGTAGAATATTTGCAGTCCCAAACAGCTAAAGACGCAGGTCCAAAATATGAAGGAATTATTTTCTGAACTGCCACATTCACTCCGAAGCCCATTCATCTCCTTCTGCATCCCAAAAAGATTAAGCACATGTTCTGCTCAGCTATATAATAGAGTGGCAAACACGCTGCACCACATCACAGGACAGTTGCCTATAAAACTAGACTTCTGACGCTGGGCTCCAGCTTCATTCCCCTCACAGATCATCATCTTCATCTGGCAGTGCAGTGGCCTGAGCATGctggaaaaaaagtaaaacaaccATAAGAAAAAACTTAAAGCTAtgttaaaaaaagtaaaagcattAACATATCTCCAACCTCACAGCTTAAGACAAAGGAATGGTATTCCAGAGTTGTGCAGAAATGATCTAGTTACTAGTATTTGGCTTACCTGTAAATCTTGCTCATACTGTGCTGCCAATGCCGGATCCATTACAACCTCTGGTGGGGCAAGGGCTGGCATGGCTACAAACTCAAGATTGGGGTCACCTATAAGTTTCCTTGCAAGCCAAAGGAAGGGCTTCTCAAAATTGTAGTTACTTTTAGCAGAAATATCATAGTACTAGGGAAAGatggaaaacaaaaatgtaattaaagccATATATTAATAAGTtgcctttaataaaaatacatgcaCAGTACCCATCTACCATAGATATAGGACTTCAAGTTTGGCCCTGGACTTAAGAGTAGACTTAGTAACCATTTATTTACAAAGTAATTCAAACCTTTATGATGCTGGATCTACATTCCCAAAAACAGAATAAATTTAGCACTGTAGAAAATCTAAAAGCTACATGTTTATTCAGTACAGATATGACATTAGACCAGCGGCATGGTCTTGTTTTACAGATATGTTTTTTATAGAATCGGCTTATCAGACCACCTATAAAGAGGACTAATACACATTTACTTTCAAATAGGACAAGGCTGCACAGATTTTACCCTTTATGTGTATAGACCAACAGATTTACACAGCACCTTAAAAAGCAAATGTAACCCAAAAGTAGGATAATGGGTCCTCCAAGGACTTTATGAGCACCAAGTCTACCAACagctccatattttttttttaaagggcaaatgaTAAAAACCAAAGCTCTAATGTTGTGCTGGAAAGTAATAATATGCTCCAGTAATATCCTAAACTATGTAGTTGTATAGCTAATCCTCTACGCAGAATGCGTGGTTGGTTTTTACTAACATGGTCTGAGAGCCATACATAAACGGGCAGCATGTCACAGCTGTCCAAGGTGGATACCTGGTTTCCTCTTGTATTTTATATGGGTAGTTGCATTTTTCTATGTTTTCCCCACTGCTGTCCCTCCTTGCTTACCTACCTAACCGCTAAAAATCTAATTTTCAAGCACATTTAAAGCAATGCAACGTTTTGTAACTTTTAACCTGTAGAACCAAACTAAGACACCCACACCACTACCCTAAATGACAGCACAAACCCAAACCAAGAGTTAATTCTGCATTAATTGCAGTCTTTGATGTCATCTTTTTCCACCCAAATAGCATTATTCTTAATAGCTAACAAAATAAGTGAGCTAGGAATAAACAGGGTATGCGCAGTAACAGTAAGCACTTTCTGGTGCCATGATTTTTCTTGATATGCTAAAGATAACTTCATGCAGAAAAATCTAAGATATGAATAGCATGAATCTGTTAATCAGATGGTATCTGCTAATTTATGCCAGGAAAACAGAAAAGGGCAgatattgttttcatttaaagtAGCTTAGAATACTTTTAAATTATGCAGAAGAGTGGGACCTCATTTAAGGTGCAATCTTGTCTAAAGCGCAGCTTGAAGGTAAAGGCTAAAATGTAATACATGTAACCCAAGTTGTATTCTAGGTAAATTCAGGGAAcgaaagcaaatgaaaaaaaggGTACCTATCATCTAAAATTAATTAGTTCCCCCTAGTGGAGCTGAAGGCTGACAAGCCCAAAAtcctgttagggtgaagacacatggagctactagtagcagctacttgtcgatGCTActaacagacaatgctgatcatttactgataattctctacatgtgttttagcagaggcaattagtattgtctatggcagggtattttcaggcatttagggctctggcacacgggggagattagtcgcccgcgattaactccctgttcgcaggcgactaatctccccgagttgcctacccctaccatcccaccggcgaacatgtaagtcgccggcgggatggcagacgcggcggcgcgatttccggaaatcgccgaagactcgcgagtctttttcggcgattttagCTGCTGCTAGTTGCtctgtgtcttcgcccttaggggagattagtggcccgcaaTAGTGAATATTTAGCTCCACGCGTGCAACTGCCCCCTTAGGCCAGCCATGGAATAGTATTGTTTTCCCTATGTGTAAACTTCTAGCCTATTTGCAAGATTTTGATTCTTTCTGAAACAAGGGGAGATATATCAATGTAAATTCCAAGCTAATGAAAAGTATTGGCCGCTACTGTTAGGAGCAAACAAAACAATTGTGTgccactaacaaaaaaaaaaaaaaacccatgcatATAAAAAATGGATACTTCCTTCAAGTTAAGCTTACCTGAAGATTCTTCTTCCTATGGAAGACAATTGATTTGGCTTTAACTTTTCTGTCCTTTATGTCCACTTTATTACCACACAAGACTATTGGGATGTTTTCACACACTCTTACAAGATCTCTATGCCAGTTTGGTACATTCTTGTATGTGACTCTTGATGTAACATCAAACATGATAATGGCACACTGGGCTGGAAGACAGTTAAACACAGCATTAAAACATTTAGACAAGGAATCCAAAAAACATTACAATTAACAAGTTACTATTCTATAGTGCTAAGCAAAAACTACAGACTACAAAAACCACCAATTATCAAAATTAAGTgtacatgtaataaaagttaatCTGTACTTATGTTTACATAGTAATTCAAAGCTAAACCATCAGTTCTACACGGCACTCAATACAACTGTGTAAAGTATGTGAAAGTTCCAAAGTCTAAACATTACATACCCTGGATATAATATCCATCTCTGAGACCACCAAACTTTTCTTGACCAGCTGTATCCCACACGTTAAACTTGATTGGCCCTCTGTTAGTGTGGAAAACCAGGGGATGAACTTCAACACCAAGTGTGGCTATTGCAGGATAGAAGAGATAAATAAGACAAAAGTGTTCCTTAATTATGGGGAGGGAAAAATCCTACAAGGAACCAACTAAAATTCATAGACAACATTTTCTATATAACTATGAAGAATACCCTAGTCAAAGTAAGAATGCCGGCACTAACATAAATGGAGAATTTAGGCTAAGACACACTAatctacttgtagccagctattTATTATGGCtacaaaataccctgccataataCTGAAAATTATCTCTGCTAAAACAAAATTCTCATTACTGTCTATTTTGCAACTGCAACaggtagctggctacaagtaactCCATGTTTCATTGCCTTTGAAAGTTTACTGTGGTTACTGGACAATTTAAAGGTACGCCTAATGGTTTTCTTCATAATGAAAGCACAATTCtaagaaatgtaattctaaacaactttctaaTTTACTTAATATACATGGTTATATTTATTgcaaatgcttttttaaaaatgctataaGGAGTTATCTGCCTACATTTTCTGTACTTTGTCAAAAGCAAGCCGAAAAAAACCTGACCAGTTACTTTGTCGGACCTAAGGAACAGGGTAGGAAACACTGCTTTTGATCgcacttacatttacaaatgattttttttttttttttttttaaggattgtcatgatttttatggtatacttttattcccacattacactgtttacataacaaataattcactctaccatttaaaatgttattcttcaaccaacaaatgcattttttttagttgcaatataggtgtgtaggcgccatttcagtgcattatgccagagtctgagctttcagaaggagccaaccctacacattagaactgctttcaggtaacctattgtttttcctactctcatgtaactgtaggagtccgaagatggacttggatttcttactgccATTctaatatctaccacttttagggtgaagacacatcaGCAATTAGTCACCACAACATTTAAAAACCCGCCGCAACCAATTGTGTTTTCGGCGTGGGGACTAATCGCCCCATGCGTCTAAACCCTTTGCAATACAGACGTCAGGGAGCTGCCTTTCCATGATTCTTTTTCTCGTCCTCGAAAATATAGACATGGCTAGCCCCCCAGAATTCCTTTAAAATTAAGTactggaatttttatttttttttttaatatggattaaaaaaagattttgattAGAGATccactttaaaattattttcatattttgaatCTGCTGTTTATGTTCCATTTACACTTATCACTACATATGTTAAACCAGCAAGCTGTGCAAAAGCTCACCTTTAATCATTACCATCTGCTTTATACACCACACAATGACCAAGTTACATACCTACATATTTCTTCTCAAATTCACCAGTCAAGTGACGTTTCACAAAGGTTGTTTTACCGGTACCACCATCCCCAACCAGAACAAGCtacaaagaataataatattagaAAACATGCAGCACAAATTCCTAATaactttaaggttttttttttttgtttttttaccttaaACTGCACTTGAGGTTCTCCTTGGGCTGCCATGGTATGTTTGTCAGCCtataaaaagaggaaaaaaaagtaacagaatTCTTACTGTC contains these protein-coding regions:
- the ran gene encoding GTP-binding nuclear protein Ran (The RefSeq protein has 1 substitution compared to this genomic sequence); this encodes MAAQGEPQVQFKLVLVGDGGTGKTTFVKRHLTGEFEKKYVATLGVEVHPLVFHTNRGPIKFNVWDTAGQEKFGGLRDGYYIQAQCAIIMFDVTSRVTYKNVPNWHRDLVRVCENIPIVLCGNKVDIKDRKVKAKSIVFHRKKNLQYYDISAKSNYNFEKPFLWLARKLIGDPNFEFVAMPALAPPEVVMDPALAAQYEQDLQHAQATALPDEDDDL
- the ran gene encoding GTP-binding nuclear protein Ran isoform X1, which encodes MAAQGEPQVQFKLVLVGDGGTGKTTFVKRHLTGEFEKKYVATLGVEVHPLVFHTNRGPIKFNVWDTAGQEKFGGLRDGYYIQAQCAIIMFDVTSRVTYKNVPNWHRDLVRVCENIPIVLCGNKVDIKDRKVKAKSIVFHRKKNLQYYDISAKSNYNFEKPFLWLARKLIGDPNLEFVAMPALAPPEVVMDPALAAQYEQDLQHAQATALPDEDDDL